A portion of the Micromonospora vinacea genome contains these proteins:
- a CDS encoding GNAT family N-acetyltransferase → MSTLVEDNPAKHRFEILVDDALAGFTAYLPRGEVLVFTHTEVDRGFQGKGVGGTLIRGTLDQLRARGTKLVPQCPFMAAFIDKHPEYADLVADLP, encoded by the coding sequence ATGAGCACCCTGGTCGAGGACAACCCGGCGAAGCACCGCTTCGAGATCCTGGTCGACGACGCGCTGGCCGGCTTCACCGCGTACCTGCCGCGTGGGGAGGTCCTGGTCTTCACCCACACCGAGGTGGATCGGGGCTTTCAGGGCAAGGGGGTGGGCGGCACGCTGATCCGCGGCACCCTGGACCAGCTCCGGGCACGCGGCACGAAGCTGGTGCCGCAGTGCCCCTTCATGGCCGCGTTCATCGACAAGCACCCCGAGTACGCCGACCTGGTCGCCGACCTTCCGTAG
- a CDS encoding glycoside hydrolase family 3 protein, protein MTTTGHLPALAAAVLQPGFVGTTPPPWVCRWLGEGLGSVVLFARNVVDTEQVAALTATLRAERPDVIVAIDEEAGDVTRLESVHGSSRPGNFALGAVDDPELTEAVARDLGAELAAAGITLNYAPDADVNSNPANPVIGVRSFGADPVLVARHTAAWVRGLQAGGVAACAKHFPGHGDTRVDSHHDLPRITADRDRLDACELAPFRAAVAAGVQAVMTGHLLVPALDPQLPATLSQRILGGLLRDELGFSGVVVTDAVEMRAVADRYGFAGATIRALAAGADAICIGGERADEHAASELRDAIVAAVVSGELPEERLAEAAKRVGQLAAWTVGARSAGTVGARGAADVGLVAARRAVRVTAAPGTTVALPLTRAAHVVEFEPLRNIAIGAETPWGIGLPLAELLPDTSTVRYAEPDVPADPGAGAGNRPLVLVVRDLHRHDWMRAAVQRALAARPDAVVVELGVPELVTGAVHLATHGATRASGRAAAEVLTGAR, encoded by the coding sequence GTCCTGCAACCCGGCTTCGTCGGCACCACCCCACCACCGTGGGTGTGCCGCTGGCTTGGCGAGGGTCTCGGCTCGGTGGTGCTCTTCGCCCGCAACGTCGTCGACACCGAGCAGGTGGCCGCGCTCACCGCGACGCTGCGCGCGGAACGGCCGGACGTCATCGTGGCGATCGACGAGGAGGCCGGCGACGTCACCCGGCTGGAGTCGGTACACGGCAGCTCCCGGCCCGGCAACTTCGCCCTCGGCGCCGTCGACGACCCGGAGCTGACCGAGGCCGTCGCCCGGGACCTCGGTGCCGAACTGGCCGCCGCGGGGATCACCCTCAACTACGCCCCGGACGCCGACGTCAACTCCAACCCGGCGAACCCGGTGATCGGTGTCCGTTCCTTCGGCGCCGACCCGGTGCTGGTCGCGCGGCACACCGCCGCCTGGGTCCGCGGTCTTCAGGCCGGCGGCGTCGCGGCCTGCGCCAAACACTTCCCCGGGCACGGCGACACCCGGGTCGACTCACACCACGACCTGCCCCGGATCACCGCCGACCGCGACCGGCTCGACGCCTGCGAACTGGCCCCGTTCCGCGCCGCCGTGGCCGCCGGGGTGCAGGCGGTGATGACCGGCCACCTGCTGGTGCCCGCCCTCGACCCGCAGCTGCCGGCGACGCTGAGTCAGCGCATCCTGGGCGGGTTGCTCCGCGACGAGCTGGGCTTCTCCGGCGTGGTGGTCACCGACGCGGTGGAGATGCGCGCGGTAGCCGACCGGTACGGCTTCGCCGGTGCCACGATCCGCGCCCTGGCCGCCGGGGCCGACGCCATCTGCATCGGTGGCGAACGGGCCGACGAGCACGCCGCCAGCGAGCTGCGCGACGCCATCGTGGCCGCCGTCGTCTCCGGTGAGCTGCCCGAGGAACGCCTCGCCGAGGCCGCGAAGCGCGTCGGTCAACTCGCCGCCTGGACGGTGGGCGCCCGCAGCGCCGGCACTGTCGGCGCGCGCGGCGCCGCAGACGTCGGGCTGGTCGCCGCCCGCCGGGCCGTCCGGGTCACCGCAGCCCCGGGCACGACGGTGGCACTGCCCCTGACCCGCGCGGCGCACGTCGTCGAGTTCGAGCCGCTGCGCAACATCGCCATCGGCGCCGAGACCCCGTGGGGCATCGGCCTGCCACTGGCCGAACTGCTGCCCGACACCAGCACGGTCCGCTACGCCGAACCCGACGTGCCGGCCGACCCGGGCGCCGGGGCGGGCAACCGCCCCCTGGTCCTGGTCGTCCGTGACCTGCACCGGCACGACTGGATGCGCGCCGCAGTGCAGCGTGCGTTGGCCGCCCGGCCGGACGCGGTCGTCGTCGAGTTGGGCGTCCCCGAGCTGGTCACCGGGGCGGTGCACCTGGCAACCCACGGCGCCACCCGGGCCAGCGGGCGGGCCGCCGCCGAGGTGCTCACCGGCGCCCGCTGA
- a CDS encoding cysteine desulfurase-like protein has protein sequence MPFDIARTRAAYPALTEGFVHFDGAGGTQTAAGVIDAVTDAMRSAVGNRSAANVAGRRSLELVAGARSAVADLLGADPAGVVLGPSATALTYTLARTLGATWRPGDEVVVSRLDHDANVRPWVQAAEAAGATVRWAEVDRHTGELPAAQYADLVSERTRLVAVTAGSNAIGTMPDVSAIAKTAHAVGALVHVDGVHSVPHGPTDLASLGADVLVTSAYKWSGPHLAAMVADPARWAALRPAKLVPSSDAVPDRFEYGTPSFPLLAGVAAAVDHLAGLDPDAVGDRRARLRAGLAAAQAHEEALLDRLLAGLAQRPAITVYGSPARRCPTVSFRVAGMSPGATQEALGSAGFCLSVGDYYAYEYFQLMGLRDSGGAVRASIYHYNTADEVDRLLGELDALADRAGRMAG, from the coding sequence ATGCCGTTCGACATCGCCCGTACCCGGGCCGCCTACCCCGCCCTGACCGAGGGTTTCGTCCACTTCGACGGTGCCGGGGGCACCCAGACCGCGGCCGGTGTGATCGACGCGGTCACCGACGCCATGCGGTCGGCGGTCGGTAATCGCAGCGCCGCCAACGTTGCGGGTCGCCGGTCGTTGGAGTTGGTGGCCGGGGCCCGTTCGGCGGTGGCCGACCTGCTCGGCGCCGACCCGGCCGGGGTCGTGCTCGGCCCGAGCGCTACCGCCCTGACGTACACCCTGGCCCGCACGCTCGGCGCGACCTGGCGCCCGGGTGACGAGGTGGTGGTCTCCCGGCTCGACCACGACGCGAACGTACGACCGTGGGTGCAGGCCGCCGAGGCGGCCGGCGCGACGGTGCGCTGGGCCGAGGTCGACCGGCACACCGGTGAGCTGCCCGCGGCCCAGTACGCGGACCTGGTGAGTGAGCGGACCCGGTTGGTCGCGGTGACCGCCGGCAGCAACGCCATCGGCACCATGCCGGACGTGTCGGCGATCGCCAAGACCGCGCACGCGGTCGGCGCGTTGGTCCACGTCGACGGGGTGCACTCGGTTCCGCACGGGCCGACCGACCTGGCCTCACTCGGCGCCGACGTGCTGGTCACCAGCGCGTACAAGTGGTCCGGTCCGCACCTGGCGGCGATGGTGGCGGACCCGGCCCGGTGGGCGGCGCTGCGCCCGGCGAAGCTGGTGCCGTCCTCCGACGCGGTGCCGGACCGGTTCGAGTACGGCACGCCGAGCTTCCCGCTGCTGGCCGGTGTGGCCGCCGCTGTGGATCACCTGGCCGGGTTGGACCCGGACGCGGTCGGGGACCGGCGGGCGCGGCTGCGGGCCGGCCTGGCCGCCGCCCAGGCGCACGAGGAGGCCCTGCTGGACCGCCTGCTCGCCGGGCTGGCGCAGCGGCCGGCGATCACCGTCTACGGCTCGCCGGCGCGGCGCTGCCCGACGGTGTCGTTCCGGGTCGCCGGGATGTCGCCGGGAGCCACCCAGGAGGCGTTGGGCTCCGCCGGGTTCTGCCTCTCCGTCGGCGACTACTACGCGTACGAGTACTTCCAGCTGATGGGTCTGCGCGACAGCGGCGGCGCGGTGCGGGCCAGCATCTACCACTACAACACTGCCGACGAGGTGGACCGGCTGCTCGGCGAACTCGACGCGCTGGCCGACCGGGCGGGGAGAATGGCCGGATGA